GGGCTTCACTGAGTTTAACATCCGCAATAGTAAGGATAATGTGCCGCCCGTGTTCCAGAATGCGACGGGAGCGGGCAATAAGATACTTCTCAATTATAACGAAGGTCTGTCTACAATTAATTTGCCAATGAACAGCCAGTTCTCTGTATTGGTTGGCGGCAAACCTAACTATGTTACTAACGTATCGGTGAATGGTACACAGGCTATATTGACCCTTCAGAATACATTGCCGCTAAGCGGAGCGGTGACGGTATCCTATGTTCCGGGTACTCTTGGACTTAGTGATCTGAATGGTAATCGTGCAGCCTATGTTGATCTTCAGCCAGTGTCTGTAACTTCAACCACGATAGTATCCGAGATCAGCGCAGCTACAGTGAAGGGCAATGAACTTAATGTTACCTTTACGAAGAACATGCAGTCCTCCTCGAAATTGTATGCCAATCAGTTTGGAATTAAGGCGGATGGAAGCAGTATTGATGTTCAGGATTTCAGTCTGGCCGGAACTCTTTTGAAATTGAATCTCTCGCAGGCAGTGACGTCCGGGCAAAAGGTGGAGCTCTCTTACCTGTCAGGTGCGGGGATCATTACAGACACGAATGGTAACTCTCTTCCGTCGTTCAATTCCTTATCTGTTCAGAATCTGACCACTGGTGTAACGGGCAATGGAAGCCGCCCCTCTTATCTGGGAACCCTGCCTGCCAGTGAATTTGGCAAGGAATACCCGTTACTGAAGAGTGATTCTGCTCTTGCAGTTACAGATCTTTCGGTCTACAAACAAATGATTAAAAGATATGATCTGAATGCAGAACGGATGGCTGCCAGTTATCAATATCTAAAGCTTGCAGGTACGGATGAGTTGGTGTTCGAGGTTCCTTCTACAGAGAAGTCAGCCTATGTTACCGTTCCGCTAAAAGCTCTTTCGGATGCAGCCGCTAGTAACAAGAATGCAAAACTGATTATCCGGTACGGAGATCATATGTATGGTGTAAAACTAAGCGATATTGATGTAAATTCGCTAATAGCCAGTTTGGGGACAGATATCAATAAGGTCTCACTTGTTCTGCGTATGGAGAGTGTTCCAGGAGGGACGTTCTATTCGTTCGAGCAAAAAATCGGAAGCCAGGCCATGCGTAACGTTACCGGGCTTATGGATTTACGTCTAACCGGTTCTATTAAAGATAACTACTCCAATGCAAAGGAGTTAAATGTAGCAGGACAATACACTGTTCGCAATGCTGCTGTACTGAATTCTGCACAAACGATGGCTGCCGGAGTAGATTCGACATATAATGATGCTATTTATTTGCCGGCCCAAATGGCTACAGTGGGCAATAATAGCGTTGTTAGTGCACGCACGAATAGTAACCAGGTAGTCGGGGTGTTCATTTCTTTACGTACCTTTGGAGATATAACCTCCCATTGGAGTAAGACTGCTGTAGCAGAGTTAGCCGCCAAAAATATCATCGACAGCAGCTATGGAACTGCGTTTATTCCTGATAAGCCGATCACCCGTTCCGAGTTTGCTGTGATGCTCAGCCGGGGGCTGGGGCTACAGGCAGTACGCGGCGGAGCTTCCCAGTTCAAGGATGTACGTCCGTTTACACAAACAAGTGACTTCATAGAAGCCGCCGCCAAAGCCGGCATTATCAACGGTAATACGGACGGAACCTTCCGTGCGGAGGATAAGATTACCCGTGAGCAGATGGCGATTATGATGGTGAGGGCGCTGGAGTATACGGGGCAGCCTGTAACGCTGAGTGCATCGTCTATGGATACGCTTAGTCCGTTCAAGGACCGGGCGAGAATTCTGAGCCAGAGCCTCGAATTTGTAGCCAAGGCGGTTAAGGCGGGAATTATTCAGGGAGTCAGCACCACAGAGTTCCAGCCGCAAGGCAATGCTACCCGGGGACAGGCTGCGGTCATGCTGCAGCGGATGCTGAAGACAGCAGGCTATTTGTAAGAGAATTGCATAGTTAAGCAGAGCATCCGGTCTATGGGCCGGGTGCTTTTTCGCAACTTTTCGAGCTGAATTCAGTCTATTAAAGGTATAGTCTATTACTATGAACTGATATCCAGGTCTTGATAGCGAGGTAGAAGAGTACAAATAGATGGGAGAGTTACACTGAAATGAATGAGCTTTTCATGGGGAAAAAGAGTACAGAGCAAACACGGGGAAATCAATGGTCGCCTGCTAAAAAATGGATTGCTGCATCCCTGGCGGGTGTAATCTGGATCATGCCGGTTGTCGGGAGTGAAGGTGCAGGATGGCTGGGTGCAGGCCCTGCGCCGGTAGCACAAGCAGCAGCGTCCTTCTCGGCGACGAAGCTTAGTGAAGAGGTTATCACTTCCGGGGCGATGATGATGAAATATAAGTTTACCACGGTGCGTTCCGGTAAGAGTGCGACAGGACTGGCCAGCGTCATTCGTGTCGATCTGAATAATCCTTACGTCTCTCTGGATGTAATGACCGGCAAAGGCGGGAATCTGACGACACGGCAGAGCACCGGGGGCATGGCGACGGAGACAGGAGCGGTCGCGGCAGTGAACGGGGATTACTTCAATACTGGCGGAGAAGGGGCACCGATCGGCGGTCAGGTATCCGGCGGTGTGCTGGTGTCTACTCCATCACAGCTGAACGGAATGTATGCTTTTGCAGTAACCAAGGACCGTAAACCTATCATTGATGAATATACGTTTGAGGGGATGCTGACCGCAGAGGATGGTGCCCAGTTCCCGCTGTCCGGCATCAACAAAGGGGCCTACAATCCCGAAGGCGGCAGTTCGACTTACAGTCACGCTAACGCTGCTTATATCTATACAGATGCATGGACAGCGCTGGAACGCCCTAAGGGCAGCTCTACCACTCCCACAGAGGTGCTGGTAGAGAATGATACGATTACCCAGATCTCGCTGGATTCGGCTCTGCCGGTGACCGTACCCAAAGGGGCCTATATTCTGCGGACGCACGGGCTGGCTGCCCAGTTCGTTAAGGCTCATCTGGTTGTAGGGCAGAAGCTGAGCAGTACCTATGCGCTCCGTTCCAAAACCACCCAGCAGGAGCTCGATCCTTCTACGCTGCAGATGATGATCGGGGGGCATACCATTCTGGTCAATAACGGCAAGGCGTCATCGTTCTCCCGTTCTACAAGCAGCATTGGCGGGTACCGGGCGCGTACAGCACTGGGCTATTCCCAGGATGGCAGATACGTATATGTCATTGCAGCCGAGAAGAACAGCAATAGTGCGGGGCTGTCGCTGACAGAGCTGCAATCCTTCATGACGAATATCGGGGTGTGGAAAGGGATGAATCTGGACGGAGGGGGCTCTACAACGATGGTGGACCGCCCGCTGGCTGAAACCTCGACTACACTTACCTTCAATACTGAATACGGCAAGGAGCAGCGCACAATCGTTAACGGCGTGGGGGTATATACTTCCGCTCCGCAAGGTGAAGTGAAAGGGATCAAGATCAGCGGCAGTTCGGTACTGTTAATCGGACAAAAGGCCACATATTCCCTGAAGGGCTATGATACGTACTACAATCCGGTGGATGTAGCAGCGGCTAATCCGGCCTGGACCGCAAGCGGCGGCAGTGTCACTGTGAATGCGGGAGAAGCCACGGCCGTCAAGCCGGGAACCGTCAAGCTGAAGGCGACCAGCGGAACAGCGAGTGCCGAGACCGAGGTCACCGTTCTGGGCGGAGAAGACCTGTCCAGCCTGATTGCAGGTACTGCAACTGCACCGCTGCAAGCAGGGGCCACTGTATCAGTTCCGGTTAGTGCAGTGTCGAAGAGCGGGGCAACGATAGCTGTTCCGGCAACCGCACTGAAGTGGGAGTTCATCGGCTTCAAAGGAAGTGTGGGGGACGGCAAGCTTAAGGTGGAGGCGGTTGATGCTGGCGTAACTACCGGATATGCGATTGCCCGCTATGACGGCTTCAGCACGGCGGTTGTCTTGTCTACTGCGGCTGCCACGGCGTGGGAGGATTTCGAGAACACCGCCTATCCGATTGCGTTCACTACGAATGCAGCGGGGGTTACCGGTACAGCAGCCATAGCTGCGGGCAGCGCAGAGCGTGCCGGGTCGAAGGTTCTGTCGCTAAGCTATGATATGACACAAGGCACCGGCAAAATGTACGCATACGCCCAGTTCAACGGCACAACCGGCAAAAGTATTCCTGCGGCGGCAACCTCGATGTCGGTGGACGTCATGGGTGATATGAGCCTGAACTGGCTGCGTGCGGAACTGACGGATGCCGACGGGAAAACGGCCTATATTGATCTGGCGAAAGTCATCGACTGGAATGGCTGGAAGACGCTTAATATCGATCTGTCCGGCTCAGGGATTAAATTCCCAGCTTCCCTTAAGAGACTTTACGTGGTAAATGTAGAAGAAGGACAGGATGAACGGGCCAAGACAGGAACAGTGGCCTTTGATAATATTTCCTTCGTGATGCCATCGCTCTCCAGTGAGGCGGGACTACCTAAAGGGACGGCAGCGATGAGCATTGGCGGCAAGGCGATGACGGTAAACGGCACCAAGCGGCCGATTGATGTCGCACCGATTGTGAAGGACGGCAGTACGTATGTGCCGATAAAATATGTACTGGACGCGTTCGGCGGCAATGCGGTCTGGAATGCAAAGACCAAGAAGATTATGGTCCTGCGGGGCGCCAAGGCGCTGGATCTGACCGTGAACAAGAAGGAATTCGTACTGAACGGGAAGCGGCAGAGTGCTGAAGTAGCACCTATGATCCTGAATGCCAGGACTTTAGTACCGCTCAGACTCGTGACAGAACAGCTCGGACTCACTGTAAAATGGGAACAGAACACTAAGACCGTAACTATCGAATCGTGATATGTTAGTATAAAGGAAAGCCTTTAATACGATTCGATAGAAATGGGGCAAGCATCCGTGGAATTTCAAGCCGATGCAATAGATCGGGTGATTAAGAACACCATCGACGTGATGGAGAGCAGCAAGTATCAGATATTCGAAATATTGCAGGTGGCACGGGATGAGCTTGCTGCACTCAACAAAGAGCTGCAGCGGGTTATGGAAGAAACGGATGAAACATTGCAAAAGGTAGACAAGCTGGAGCAGCAGTACCACCGCTCCCGGATCCGGCTGACAGAGGTCAGCCGGGATTTTGTCCGCTACACGGAGAAGGATATCCGGATTGCCTATGAGAAGGCGACGGAGCTGCAGCTGGAGCTGATGATGACCAGGGAGAGGGAGGCTTATCTGCGGAACAGACGCGATGAACTGCAAATGCGGGTTCGCAGTGTCGAAAATTCTGTAGAGCGTGCCGAATCGATTGGTTCGCAAATGAGCGTTGTCCTGGAATATCTGTCCGGAGAACTAGGTCAAGTGACGCGAATTGTCGAATCTGCGAAGAACCGCCAGATGATCGGACTCAAAATAATCCTGGCTCAGGAAGAGGAACGGAAAAGAATTGCCCGGGAAATTCATGACGGTCCTGCTCAAATGCTGGCGAATCTAGTCCTAAGGACGGAAATTGTAGAAAGAATGCTGGTAAAGCAGGAATTTGGGCTGGTACAAGCCGAAGTAATAGACTTAAAGGGGCAGGTAAGATACAGCCTGGAAGAAATGCGCAAGGTGATTTTCAACCTGCGTCCTATGGCGCTTGATGATCTGGGGCTGATTCCGACTCTGCGGAAGTATGTGCATGATTATGAGGAGAAGACGAAGATCCGTACCTCTTTTGAAACCAGGGGGAAGGAGCACCGTTTGTCCTCAGCGATGGAAGCGGCGGTATACCGGCTGGTGCAGGAGGGCCTGTCCAATGCGGCGAAGCATGCTTATCCGAGCTACGTGCTGGTGGAGATTACTTATCAGGCCCAATTGATCAAGATTGTCGTGAAAGACAATGGCTTAGGCTTCAATGTCAAAAAAATCAGTGAACAAGCCAACCGGGAAAGCTTCGGTCTGGTGGGTATGCGCGAACGCGTGGAATTGCTGGAGGGAAGAATGGAAATACAGTCAGCCGAGAACCAGGGCACAACAATCGTAATTCACATTCCGACGAATGTGGAAAAGGGAAAGGAGTAATGTGATGGAGAACCAAATCTCTGGCAAAGCGCCCATCAAAGTTCTTTTGGCCGATGATCATCAATTGTTTCGTGAAGGGCTTAAGCGTATTTTGAATATGGAGGATGACATCGAGGTCATTGGCGAATGCGGGGACGGCATCCAGGTGCTTGAATTCTGCAACGGCAACAAGCCGGATATCGTGCTGATGGATATCAATATGCCGATTGAGAACGGCGTGGAGGCTACGCAAAAGCTCCGTGAAATGTTCCCGGATGTCAAAGTGATTATCCTCTCGATTCATGACGATGAAAGCTATGTGTTTGAGACGCTGCGCAAGGGGGCGAACGGATACCTGCTGAAGGATATGGAAGCCGAGTCGCTGATTAATGCGATCCGCTCCGTATGCGAAGGACATGCTTTTATCCATCCGAAGGTGACCGGCAAGCTGATTAATCAGCTGCGGCGCATGACGTACCTTAACGAGACTGGCGCTATGGCCGAGACGGCCGTGAAGGAAGCCGGTGTCAAATTTGTTGCAGGCGACAACAATCCGCTGACCCGCCGTGAGGCAGAGGTGCTGCGCTTGATGGCAGAGGGCAAGAGCAACAAGATGATCGGGGAGTATCTGTTTATCAGCGAGAAGACGGTCAAAAACCATGTCAGCAGTATTCTGCAAAAGATGGAAGTGGATGACCGCACGCAAGCTGTAATTAATTCTATCAAATATGGCTGGGTAACTTTATAGCTTCCCTCATAAACTTTTAACTGAGCGTTTTGGAGAATCCTAATGATCCTTATAAACGGTACATAACTTGTATGCAGCCGCGAGCTGCAGCCATAGTATTGTTTCAGTCCGCACTCTATTCGAATTTTGCAAAATGCTAACTTAAATATGTACCCTAAGTTAAACTGGCGGCAGGGGCTCCCGTACAAGTGGGCTGTCACCGTCCTTTTATCACCGGCATATAGTGTGGGTATAAGAGGGAGGTGCATCTTCATGATCGCCCAGTTAATCTGGATTATCGCTATTTATGCATCCGCAGCAGCCCTTGTTCAACTCCTGCATCATCGGGAAGAGACCCGGGCAGCAGCACGGACTGGTAAGCGGCTTCACTATATTCTGATTACCCGTAATCATGAGGCCGTGGTGGAGTGGTATCTCAGGGTCTTTGTAGTGCATGCTTACTGGATCGGCAAGCCCCTGCGGGTTACCTTGGTGGATGACGGTTCAGAGGACAGGACCATGGCGGTAGCCTCACGGATGGCTTATTACAACTCTTCTATTGAATTTGCGCCTGCGGTGCCGTTATACGGTCTCGCGGACAGGGATACACTCCAGGGGGTTACAGTGGATCTGCGGGTTCAGGAGCCGCTGCTGCCGCTGCGGATGATGCGGCTGCCGGGAAGCGGGAGCTCCCCATCCAAGCACGGCGAATGACAGCTGAATATGTAAGGTACGGGTGAAGCACACTCTCCAGGAATGGGGCGGTGTGCTTTTTGGCGTTTAGGAAATTATAGTTTCCGTCTGTTGTGGACAAGGTGTGCTCAAAGGCTGAATGTATGCGAAAAACCGAACAAAATTTAGTGATACAACGGTACATGGACCAATATATGCGGAAAACCGAATACAATCGGTCAGCACAAGGTGCATGGGCCAGATGTATGTGAAAAACCGAATACAATAGGCTAGTGCTACCGCAGTTGGACCAAATGTATGCGAAAAACTGAATACAATCGAAGTCAAAGTCTCTGTGCTACTTATGATTAACGCTGTTTGCCGCCAAAAAGCAGACAAGTGGAAGAGCGTGAAATATTACCTATACGTAAGCTTGAGGCACCATCGTTCACCCGCAGGGTGATTTGTTGTGTGCGTCAATAGATAAGGAGGCGATGGGATTGAAGGCGGCTGTGTATGTGGTGGAGCAGGGCGGAGGGTGGCAGGCCCGGATTTCGCTGAATTTGGCGGTGGATGAATCATGGTGGGCGGGTGAAGCGGAGGGGCTTGTGGGTTGGGAGGGGCGATGGGTAGACGGGGAGAACGAAGCGGCGGAGCGGAAGGGGCGATTGGCAGATCGTAAATTCCAGCAGGAATACCGGGTTGTTCTACTCTCACGGTCATTGCCGCTCGGCTGGGCGGTGAAGCTGGCAGCAGTCTGCAAGTTCACGGCCCCCATGCAGCGCTGGAAGGAGACGGACTGGGGGAGATATGCCGCAGCGCTCCTAAAGGCAGAGATTAAGGCGGAGCAGGCTGCTGGAGGTAGCCGGGGAGAGGGGGGGCCTTTTGAGGAGGCTAAGGTGTACAGGCTGCCGGAGGATAGGGGATGGAGCGGGTATGGGGTGGAGGGTGCCTGGGGGAACGAACAGGCGGATGGACAGGGGAATGTGAGGGAGAATTGGCAAGAGAACGAACAGGTCGGCGTGCAGGCGAGTACGAGGACAAAATTGCGAAGGAACGAACAGGAGAGCTTACGGAGGAGAGAAATGGCGGTACTTGCAGCGGGAGCAGACCGGCTGGTTGCGGCGCTGGACGGGCGTTCTCTGCTTCAGGGTGAAGCAGAGGCACTGGTGGCCGAGCAGCTCCCGGAGCTGGGGGAGAACTGGCGGGCTGCGGCGCAGCTCGCCTATCTCCAGGGACGGCTGCGCCTTACGGCCGCCGTCCAGGGCCCTGCGGGCACCGCGCGGCTAGGCCTGCGCCGCCGCGAAGTGCCGCGCTGCCTGCGCTGCGGCAGCGTACCCACGGGCCGCACGGCCTGCGCCGCGTGCGGCCTTGCCGGCTGCGCCTATTGCGAGGCCTGCCTCGCACTGGGGCGCAGCCGGGCTTGCGCGCTGCTGCTGCGCAGCGCACCGCTGCCTGCCGTGCGCTGCACGGCAGGCGTGTCCCCCACCGTAGCGGCGCGCCGGTGGGGGCTTAGCGCAGCGCAGGCGGCAGCCGCCGCCGCTGCGCTGGGGTTCCTGGCGGAGCCGCGCAGGCGCTCCGCCGGCCCGGACCCAGAGCGGTTCCTGCTCTGGGCAGTGACGGGAGCGGGGAAGACGGAGATGGTCTTCCCGCTCCTGGACGCGGCGCTCGCGGCCGGAGGCCGGGCGCTGATCGCCACGCCGCGGCGTGACGTCGTGCTGGAGCTTGCGCCGCGCCTGGCGAAGGCATTCCCGGCGGATGTTCCCGCCGTGCTGTACGGAGGCAGCGAGGACCGCTTACGCCGCAGCCGGATCACCCTGGCGACCACACACCAGCTGCTGCGGTTTGGTCAGGCCTTCGATCTGGTCATCATCGATGAGATCGATGCGTTTCCCTATCACAACGACCCTATGCTGGACTATGCCGCAAGGCAGGTCTGCAAGCCTGGCGGGCGATTCATCCTTCTCTCCGCCACGCCGCCTGCGAAGCTGCAGCGCCTTGCCCGCTCCGGCAGATTAGCGCATGCGAGAGTCCCGGTCCGTTTTCACGGCCATCCCTTGCCGGTTCCGCGCCATATCCGCATGCAGCCGCTCTATCGCTGTCTGAGGCAGGGGAGACTTCCGGCAGGACTGCGTTCATCGTTACAGCGGTCCCTTGACCGTAAGGCGCAGATTTTCCTCTTCGTCTCCCGGATTGCCCACATTGAGGGACTGCTGCAGCTGCTGCGGCGGATGTTCCCCGGGATTTCTATAGAGGGAACCTCCTCTCAAGACCCGGACAGGGCAGAGAAGGTGCTGAAGTTCAGGGATTGCACGATTTCCTTGCTGGTAACGACCACGATACTGGAGCGTGGGGTCACGGTACCGCATAGTGATGTGTTTATACTGGATGCGGACAGTGGACTCTTTGATGAGGCAGCTTTGGTGCAGATGGCGGGCCGTGCGGGACGTTCCAAGGATGATCCGGCAGGCAACGTCATCTTCGCTTCCGCAGAGTGGAGCCGCTCGCAGCGCGCCGCCATATCACAGATCCGCAGTATGAACGCCATTGCCCGCAGACAAGGATATCTCAAGTCTTAATGATTTTGTGAGGAGTCCCTGGAAATAGCTGTGAAAGCCCAGCTCCCACAATTTGAGTTCTATACACTCTGTACTTTTAAACTCTGCACAATCTATTTTATTAGGAGGATTACAATGCGTCAGCTGACATCATGGATGAAGCAAGCCCGCTCCCTAATCGCACCTTCGCAGACGGAATGTCTGTTTTGCGGCCGCAGAGGCCGTCCTTCTCACGAATGGCCCGGTATCTGCGTACACTGCCAGAGCGGCATTCCATGGATTCGCGTTCCCCGGTGCCAGATCTGCGGAAGGCATGTGGGTTGTCCCGATTGCAGCCGCAGCAATGGACCCATACCAATCGTATGCAACCGGAGCACAGTAGCGTACACCAGTGATATGCGCGAAATACTAGGCCAGTATAAATACCGGGGGAATGAGCGGCTCGCGCCCGTACTCGGTCTGATGCTGGACAGGGCATACGCGCTTTTGCAACACGAACAGAGTGGACAACAACTGAACGGAGCGTCACAGAGCAACCTTTTTAGCAAACCATTCCCGATATTGCATTCAAAGCTTCGTATGCGTTCTAACCTGTGGCAGGCCGACTTGCTGGTCCCTGTACCTGTGAGCGCTGTCCGTCTGTCTGAGCGGGGCTTCAATCAGGCGGAGCGGCTGGCTGAAGTGGTATCCCTGCAAAGAGGAGTACCCCAGCTTCCGCTGCTGGTCCGCACCCATCACACCGCCAAGCAGAGCTTCAAAAGCAGAAAGGAGCGGCTGGCCGATATGAAGCATGCTTTTGCCGGAAATACAGATCCGGTGGTTCTGCAAATTCTGAAGGAATACCTGCATTCCCGTATGACGCATCAGCTTGAACAGCGTCCCTTACGAATCATCATTGTCGATGATATCTACACTACGGGGAGTACGATTCGTGCCTGCGCCGGGGCGCTTCAGCAGCTCTGCCGCAGCCTGGATTGCACTGCCGAGATATACTCTCTGACCTGGGCCCGTTCCTAGCAGCTGCCGCCGCTCCGGAATTCAATAAAACCGCTTCCCTGACCGATACTAAACATAGACGGATCTTCGGCGATCATGTAATCTTAGTAGCATAAGCGATTCATGAGTTGTGCAGAATGATAGAAGGGAGCCGCGGTAGAAATGAATGTAGACAATTGTCCGAGATGCGGCCGGTTATATGTCAAGAACCTGATGAACCTGTGCCAGCCCTGCATCAAAGAGTTAGAGCATGAATATGAAATCTGTGTAGAATATTTGCGTAAAAATAGAGGCACCAACATACAGGAGCTGTCCGATGCCACCGATATTTCCATCAAGGAAATTACGCGTTTTATCCGGGAGGGCCGGATTTCCATCGCCAATGCACCTAATATGATGTATCCTTGCGAGGTATGCGGAACCCTGATCCGGGACGGGCATATGTGCGACAGCTGCCGCAGCCGTCTGACCAAAGATCTTGCGAATGCAGCCAAGGAAAGTGCAGACTCGAGCGCTTCCAAGAAGGCTCCAGATGGCGCTTACCGCGCAGTGGACAAGTTCCGCAACTAAACAATTCTGCAAAAAAACGCTTGCAGCTATAAAGAATGTTTCAACAGGGGCCGATAAACTTAGTAAAGATTATCGGCTTTTTTATTACAGAAGGAAGGTGAAGTTATGAAAATTAACGATGCCGGACGAATCAATGCGATTAATCCATACCAACGAAGTGCGGAATCGCAAAGGCAGGAACAGATGAAGAAAAGTACACGCAAGGATGAGGTATCGATTTCGGACGAAGCCATCAAGCTGCTTCAGGCACAGAAGAGCGGGAAGATTGACACTGAACGTGCGAACAAGATCGAGAGCCTGAAACAGCAAGTATCCGCAGGTACCTACCAGGTTGACGCAGCCAAGCTCGCCGAGACACTCGCCCCCTACTTTAAGCAATCCTCCGAGAATTAGGTGAACACACCCATGGCACTTACAACATTATTAGAATTGCTTGAGCGGCTGGACGAGGCGCATGTGCAGATGCTGGATCTGGCCGCAGTCAAGAAACAGACCATTATGGACAACAAGGTGGAGGGTCTTATTGATATCCTGAACCGTGAGTCCAAGCTGATGAAGGTGATCGGACAGCTGGAAGAACGGCGCGCAGAAGCGGCCTTCGAGTTTTTGCAGGGGGTTGGAATCCGTTCCAATCTGAATCTGAATCTTACCGAGCTGTCCCGCCTTGTATTTGATCCCGAAGACAAATCACGCCTGCTGCATATTCAGCAGAAGCTTTCCGGCACATTGCAGCAATTAAAAAAGGCCAATGAGCTGAATCAGAAGCTGATTGAGCAGTCGCTTACCTTTATAGATTATTCCCTAGATTTGCTTGTCGGAAGACCAAATCAGGAAATGACGTACCATCATCCGTCCGACAAGGGCAGCAGTGTAACTCGGCCGGGTCTTTTTGATGCCCGTGGATAATCAGGTTATCCGCTGAGCTGCGCCCACCGCAGCAATCACAAGGGAGGAACACGCAGTATGACATCTACATTCCACTCCATCGAGACCGCAAGACGAAGCCTGTTTACCCAGACAGCGGCGCTCAATACCACCGGCCACAACATTGCCAACGCCAACACAGAGGGATATACCCGCCAGCGTGTAAATATGAAGGCAGCCATCCCGATTGAAGCCTATGGCATGAATAACTCGACGATGCCAGGGCAGCTGGGGACCGGGGTTGAATTCACTTCCATCGAGCGGATTCGCGAGATGTTCC
The window above is part of the Paenibacillus sp. FSL H8-0048 genome. Proteins encoded here:
- the flgM gene encoding flagellar biosynthesis anti-sigma factor FlgM, with the protein product MKINDAGRINAINPYQRSAESQRQEQMKKSTRKDEVSISDEAIKLLQAQKSGKIDTERANKIESLKQQVSAGTYQVDAAKLAETLAPYFKQSSEN
- a CDS encoding flagellar protein FlgN translates to MALTTLLELLERLDEAHVQMLDLAAVKKQTIMDNKVEGLIDILNRESKLMKVIGQLEERRAEAAFEFLQGVGIRSNLNLNLTELSRLVFDPEDKSRLLHIQQKLSGTLQQLKKANELNQKLIEQSLTFIDYSLDLLVGRPNQEMTYHHPSDKGSSVTRPGLFDARG